The following are encoded together in the Carettochelys insculpta isolate YL-2023 chromosome 24, ASM3395843v1, whole genome shotgun sequence genome:
- the GPR3 gene encoding G-protein coupled receptor 3: MSKDMAHNSTESQGGWFAASNGSRNSLNLDSLGQPLVLNLWDVVLCVSGTIISCENAIVVAIVFHTPAFRTPMFLLIGSLATADFLAGLGLIFHFAFIYCIQSQAVNLITVGLLVTSFTASVGSLLTITIDRYLSLYNALTYYSERTVTRTYIMLMLTWGFSICFGLLPVMGWNCLKDVSICSIVKPLTKNNLIILSISFFMVFAVMLQLYVQICKIVCRHAHQIAVQRHFLATSHYVTTRKGISTLAVILGTFASCWLPFAIYCLLGDYTYPALYTYMTILPATYNSMINPIIYAFRNQEIQKVLWTVCCGCFSSTMPFRSRSPSDV, encoded by the coding sequence ATGAGCAAGGACATGGCCCACAATTCCACCGAAAGCCAGGGAGGCTGGTTTGCAGCCAGCAATGGCAGCAGGAACTCCCTGAACTTGGACTCGCTGGGGCAACCTCTTGTCCTGAATCTCTGGGATGTGGTGCTTTGTGTTTCTGGGACCATCATCTCCTGTGAGAATGCCATCGTGGTAGCCATTGTATTTCACACCCCGGCCTTCCGAACGCCAATGTTCCTGCTCATCGGGAGCCTGGCCACCGCTGACTTCCTGGCTGGCCTAGGGCTGATATTCCACTTCGCCTTCATTTATTGCATCCAGTCGCAGGCTGTGAACCTCATCACGGTGGGGCTTCTGGTGACCTCGTTCACCGCCAGCGTGGGCAGCCTGCTGACCATCACCATAGACCGCTACCTTTCCCTCTACAACGCACTGACTTACTATTCAGAACGGACAGTCACCAGGACTTACATCATGCTGATGCTGACCTGGGGCTTTTCAATCTGCTTCGGGCTGCTGCCGGTCATGGGCTGGAACTGCTTGAAAGACGTCTCCATCTGCAGCATTGTGAAGCCCCTGACCAAGAACAACCTCATCATCCTGTCCATCTCTTTCTTCATGGTCTTTGCAGTGATGTTGCAGCTCTATGTCCAGATCTGCAAGATTGTTTGTAGGCATGCCCACCAGATTGCCGTGCAGAGGCACTTCCTGGCCACCTCGCACTACGTCACCACCAGGAAAGGCATCTCCACGTTAGCTGTCATCCTGGGGACTTTTGCTTCTTGCTGGCTGCCCTTTGCCATTTACTGCCTCCTGGGAGATTACACCTACCCAGCTCTCTATACCTACATGACCATCCTCCCCGCCACCTACAACTCCATGATTAACCCCATAATCTATGCCTTCAGGAACCAAGAGATCCAGAAAGTGCTATGGACTGTATGCTGCGGGTGCTTCTCTTCCACAATGCCTTTCAGGTCCCGATCTCCCAGCGATGTCTGA